One window from the genome of Candidatus Limnocylindrales bacterium encodes:
- the msrB gene encoding peptide-methionine (R)-S-oxide reductase MsrB encodes MNRRHFIIGFLSLATSPLILLNLVGDRRVMADKIEKIQKSNAEWRKILTPEQYHILREEGTERPFSSPLNNEKRKGLYVCAGCGLPLFTSEMKFDSGTGWPSFFTSIEGHLETKRDFKLIFPRTEYHCARCGGHQGHVFDDGPPPTGQRWCNNGVALKFIPDQTEGNN; translated from the coding sequence ATGAATCGACGCCATTTTATCATCGGTTTTCTGAGTCTTGCAACCTCCCCTTTGATTCTCTTAAACCTGGTTGGAGATCGTAGAGTTATGGCTGATAAAATCGAAAAAATTCAAAAATCCAATGCAGAATGGAGAAAAATTCTAACACCGGAACAATATCATATTTTGCGTGAAGAAGGAACCGAGCGCCCCTTTTCTAGCCCTCTTAATAACGAGAAAAGAAAGGGCTTGTATGTTTGTGCAGGATGCGGACTTCCTTTGTTCACCTCGGAGATGAAATTTGATAGTGGTACAGGTTGGCCGAGTTTCTTTACTTCTATAGAAGGCCACCTGGAAACTAAAAGAGATTTTAAGCTGATTTTCCCCCGTACGGAGTATCATTGTGCTCGATGTGGAGGTCATCAAGGCCATGTCTTTGATGACGGTCCTCCACCGACCGGCCAGCGATGGTGTAATAACGGGGTGGCTCTCAAATTTATTCCCGATCAAACAGAAGGAAATAATTAA
- a CDS encoding nucleotidyltransferase domain-containing protein has translation MQNIRKPVGDRLKQVILFGSRARGDHAPDSDYDCLVVLDEVSPEVKNSIDEIAGEFLYRYNKADRGL, from the coding sequence GTGCAAAACATCAGAAAGCCAGTCGGTGACCGACTTAAACAAGTGATTCTTTTCGGTTCCAGAGCCCGAGGGGATCATGCTCCGGATTCCGATTATGATTGCTTGGTTGTTTTGGATGAGGTTTCTCCTGAGGTCAAAAATAGTATCGATGAGATAGCCGGTGAGTTTCTTTATCGATACAATAAGGCAGACCGGGGATTATGA
- a CDS encoding glycosyltransferase family 39 protein, which translates to MKQTKTNYSLYAWLLTYFILVGSILNNTVPYETDESFYITSSINMVKNHNYLLPTYFGDVRFQKPILPYWIVVLSYKLFGIHLWSSRILFLVIACLTLFTLYKFALLIIPHQEFAILTILLLSSSSIFIEYSRLAMTDLVLTFFTTLSLYYFYKTLVQPKGLKINYFLGYMAMGLAFLSKGFVGIFPLFAMLFYLIYLKPENYKKYLIYLIHPINLLAFMLIAFPWYLYAYTYHYQELFEQIKTESSAVSLLSNLESMIENMAYYFRVIVYYLPLTVVAAYIYLKKRTVFPKEFTLFLPYIGAVLVVFIFFVERHRARYLLVLFPLLAILSAYLFYKNGLASTLKKIAIGLFCLHLTLFLLYSYFSGEPIKKLVLYWKNLQQGDLAVYGLDRYTTSWAQAFSEGQLKEYDREVEYIILLKKDLDAFKNYEILQQAKLLRKIKFKNYQPVKDEREYVLIKRISG; encoded by the coding sequence ATGAAGCAAACTAAAACGAACTATTCCCTCTATGCCTGGCTATTAACTTATTTTATCCTGGTAGGATCGATCCTGAATAATACAGTTCCCTATGAAACCGACGAATCCTTTTATATCACCTCTTCCATAAACATGGTAAAAAACCATAACTATCTCCTTCCCACCTATTTTGGAGATGTAAGATTTCAAAAGCCTATTTTACCCTATTGGATCGTTGTGTTAAGTTATAAATTATTCGGTATTCATCTCTGGAGTTCTCGAATTTTATTTTTAGTCATTGCATGTTTAACCCTTTTTACTCTTTATAAATTCGCACTGTTGATAATCCCCCATCAAGAATTTGCAATCCTGACCATCCTTCTGTTGTCCTCCTCATCGATTTTTATCGAATATTCTCGACTGGCCATGACCGATTTGGTTTTAACTTTTTTTACTACCTTAAGCCTGTATTACTTTTATAAAACCCTGGTCCAGCCTAAGGGGTTAAAAATAAATTATTTCCTTGGATACATGGCCATGGGCCTGGCTTTTTTATCCAAAGGTTTTGTGGGGATTTTTCCCCTCTTCGCCATGCTTTTCTATTTAATTTACTTGAAACCGGAGAATTATAAAAAATATCTCATTTATTTGATTCACCCGATTAACCTGTTAGCCTTCATGCTCATTGCCTTTCCCTGGTATCTGTATGCTTATACCTATCATTACCAGGAGTTATTCGAGCAAATCAAAACAGAATCTTCTGCTGTATCTTTACTGTCTAACCTTGAATCCATGATTGAAAATATGGCCTATTACTTCCGGGTCATTGTGTACTATTTACCACTTACAGTAGTTGCGGCTTATATATACCTAAAAAAAAGAACGGTATTTCCAAAGGAATTTACTTTATTTTTACCCTATATTGGCGCTGTTTTGGTGGTATTTATATTCTTCGTTGAGCGACACAGGGCCAGGTATTTACTGGTTTTATTTCCCCTTTTAGCCATCTTATCTGCCTATCTTTTTTATAAGAATGGCCTCGCCAGCACCCTGAAAAAGATTGCAATAGGTCTTTTTTGCCTGCATTTAACCCTCTTTTTACTTTATTCTTATTTCTCCGGAGAACCTATTAAAAAACTGGTTCTTTACTGGAAGAATCTTCAACAGGGAGACCTTGCCGTATACGGTCTGGATAGATACACTACAAGCTGGGCTCAGGCTTTCTCTGAAGGTCAATTAAAAGAATATGATAGGGAGGTTGAGTATATTATTCTTCTGAAAAAAGATTTGGACGCCTTCAAAAATTACGAAATCCTCCAGCAGGCCAAATTATTAAGAAAAATAAAATTTAAAAACTATCAACCCGTTAAAGACGAAAGGGAATACGTTTTGATCAAGCGGATATCGGGATAA
- a CDS encoding hydantoinase/oxoprolinase family protein, with the protein MAKLVGIDIGGTFTDMMVLDENLHTLQIGKISSTPKDPSLGLMAGLDMLEIDYRAIELVIHGTTVATNAILERRGARCGLIATHGFRDILELRRRDRPHLYGLTGSYEPLIPRDRRREVSERISAEGEILIPLAEVEVLAEAEKLVDAGVEAIVISFLNAYINPVHERKAKALLEARWPHLFIVASADILPLIREFERTSTAVVNAYVQPIVSRYLTKLQQRLEERGYKGSLLIMQSNGGMMSVEAARTLSVNTILSGPAAGVIAATRIAGESGFQNLIGYDMGGTSLDVSLVVGGKPTVSNGTELEFGIPIMVSMIDIHSIGAGGGSIARIDPGGVLQVGPQSAGAEPGPVCYGMGGTQPTVTDAHLILGRINPDYPIARRKGFSLDVIRTRSIIAEKIGKPLGLSPEEAALAIITVANNRISGSIRRISIDRGYDPRDFVLFSFGGGGPLLVSFLLRELGVARAMVPYYPGITSAWGCVIANLQHDFVTTVNRRLSELDPTEIERIFTEHLDRGEKLIRQEKIPLVHLNILRETDISYEGQTHVIRMSLPAGPLSPSLIAENFRHAYLRQYGQVEEAFGGLETLLERLPVRLLNLRTSIIGIRPNLSLKDFLTRPKTSLKEAQKGTRPVFVEDRFMECPVYERSLLPWDIHFSGPAVIEQPDTTIWLEPWVRAYVEEGGNLLMEMR; encoded by the coding sequence ATGGCAAAGCTGGTAGGAATAGATATTGGTGGGACTTTCACGGATATGATGGTTCTGGATGAAAATCTTCATACCCTACAGATCGGCAAAATCTCTTCCACTCCCAAGGATCCTTCTCTGGGTTTGATGGCAGGTCTCGATATGCTTGAGATCGATTACAGGGCTATCGAGCTGGTCATTCACGGTACCACGGTCGCTACCAATGCGATCCTGGAGCGGAGAGGTGCGCGTTGTGGGCTTATAGCGACCCATGGGTTTCGGGATATCCTGGAACTTAGGCGTCGGGACCGGCCTCATCTCTATGGCCTTACCGGATCTTATGAGCCTTTAATTCCGAGGGATCGGCGTAGGGAAGTTTCTGAACGGATCTCTGCCGAAGGAGAAATTCTTATTCCTCTGGCCGAGGTGGAAGTCCTGGCAGAAGCAGAAAAACTTGTGGACGCCGGTGTAGAAGCCATTGTAATTAGCTTCTTAAACGCCTATATCAACCCTGTTCATGAGCGAAAAGCCAAAGCCCTTCTTGAAGCCCGCTGGCCCCATCTCTTTATCGTAGCTTCGGCAGACATTCTTCCCCTTATCCGTGAGTTCGAGCGAACCAGTACGGCTGTCGTAAATGCTTATGTTCAGCCTATTGTCAGTCGCTACCTGACTAAACTCCAACAACGCCTGGAAGAGCGGGGATATAAAGGAAGTCTCCTTATTATGCAGTCCAACGGAGGGATGATGTCGGTGGAAGCGGCTCGAACCCTTTCTGTAAATACCATTCTCTCCGGCCCGGCAGCCGGAGTTATTGCCGCTACCCGGATCGCCGGAGAAAGTGGATTTCAAAACCTGATCGGCTATGATATGGGCGGTACCAGCCTTGATGTATCCCTGGTGGTTGGAGGAAAACCAACCGTCTCAAACGGAACAGAACTCGAATTCGGTATTCCCATCATGGTTTCTATGATCGATATTCACTCCATCGGAGCGGGAGGAGGGAGCATTGCCCGGATCGATCCGGGGGGAGTTCTTCAGGTAGGGCCTCAGAGTGCAGGAGCAGAGCCAGGACCGGTGTGTTATGGGATGGGAGGGACCCAACCAACAGTTACCGATGCCCATCTGATCTTGGGAAGGATCAATCCCGATTACCCCATCGCCCGAAGGAAAGGGTTCTCGTTGGATGTTATACGGACTCGATCCATTATCGCCGAAAAAATTGGAAAGCCCCTGGGTCTCTCTCCAGAGGAAGCCGCTCTGGCCATCATTACCGTCGCTAATAATCGTATCTCCGGAAGTATCCGGCGTATCTCCATAGACCGCGGTTACGACCCCCGGGACTTTGTTCTCTTCTCCTTCGGAGGAGGTGGCCCTCTGTTGGTCAGCTTTCTTCTTCGGGAGTTGGGAGTTGCCAGGGCTATGGTCCCCTATTATCCCGGAATCACCTCGGCCTGGGGATGTGTCATTGCCAATCTTCAACACGACTTTGTAACCACCGTTAACCGTCGCCTTTCAGAGCTGGATCCGACAGAAATAGAACGAATCTTTACCGAACACCTGGACCGGGGAGAAAAATTAATCCGACAAGAAAAAATTCCCCTGGTTCACCTGAATATCCTCCGTGAGACCGACATTTCCTATGAAGGGCAAACCCACGTCATCCGTATGTCTTTACCTGCAGGACCCCTTTCCCCCTCCTTGATCGCAGAGAATTTCCGCCATGCCTACCTCCGCCAATATGGACAGGTAGAGGAAGCTTTTGGCGGACTGGAAACGCTCCTGGAACGTCTCCCTGTTCGTTTACTCAATCTCCGGACCTCGATCATAGGCATTCGCCCGAATCTGTCCCTGAAAGATTTTTTGACCCGGCCGAAAACTTCTCTGAAAGAGGCCCAGAAAGGTACCCGACCTGTGTTTGTGGAAGATCGATTTATGGAATGCCCGGTCTATGAGCGTTCTCTTCTACCCTGGGACATCCATTTCTCTGGTCCTGCCGTTATCGAGCAGCCGGATACAACCATCTGGCTGGAACCTTGGGTCCGGGCTTACGTGGAGGAAGGTGGAAATCTATTGATGGAGATGAGATAA
- a CDS encoding ThuA domain-containing protein, whose amino-acid sequence MRKILIFTRTRGFRHESIPDGIAAIRSLGNRHQFQVEATEDAGVFTDDNLAGYQAVIFLNTTGDVLNPEQQAAFEKFIQKGKGFVGIHSATDTEYDWPWYGRLVGTYFKNHPAVQPATLKVVDSTHISTRQLPSEWIRSDEWYNFRHDPSPQVKVLIQIDETTYSGGNMGESHPISWYHEYDGGRAWYTAMGHTRETYKEPLFLSHIGGGICWAMGKEME is encoded by the coding sequence ATGAGGAAGATCTTAATTTTTACTAGAACAAGGGGATTTCGCCACGAATCGATTCCTGATGGGATTGCTGCGATTCGGTCTTTAGGTAACCGGCATCAGTTTCAGGTCGAAGCCACGGAGGATGCAGGGGTTTTTACCGATGATAATTTAGCAGGATACCAGGCGGTTATATTTTTAAATACAACGGGGGATGTTCTAAATCCAGAACAGCAGGCGGCTTTTGAGAAGTTTATTCAGAAGGGAAAGGGTTTTGTTGGGATCCACTCGGCGACGGATACGGAATATGATTGGCCCTGGTATGGCCGGCTTGTCGGGACTTACTTTAAAAATCATCCGGCCGTCCAACCGGCGACTCTTAAGGTGGTGGATTCAACCCATATCTCTACCCGGCAATTACCCTCTGAGTGGATCCGAAGCGATGAGTGGTACAATTTTCGCCATGATCCCAGTCCTCAGGTTAAAGTACTTATCCAGATAGATGAAACGACCTATTCCGGGGGTAATATGGGAGAGAGCCATCCTATTTCCTGGTATCACGAGTATGATGGAGGGCGAGCCTGGTATACCGCCATGGGACATACCCGGGAAACCTACAAAGAACCGCTGTTTTTAAGCCATATAGGGGGGGGTATTTGTTGGGCGATGGGTAAGGAGATGGAATAA
- a CDS encoding SPOR domain-containing protein, which produces MKNLNKIRGKREFHFDDKELIALGICSTLLIFLVLWLGILIGKGNQAQEMTKLEENPPITLSPSSSLDNPSSTQQAQGKLKEEESKHASSSQPGEPKRDLKLSYYTVLQDAEQPKDQSIKQSEASPGMSVVKSDSKELNSGQTTEDSKKEEVSKEGSGTEAGLEPRRTDNLPEVPSKKPEGPVKNNFESESAIYTVQVASSQNREESELLRNQLREKGYDATLISVNLGPQGIWYRVRVGNLKDRMEAERLKKELQERFSVLARNPLIVKGSEQ; this is translated from the coding sequence ATGAAAAATCTTAACAAGATTAGAGGCAAGAGAGAATTTCATTTTGATGATAAAGAGCTTATCGCTTTAGGAATCTGTTCGACCCTTTTAATCTTTTTGGTTCTTTGGTTAGGTATTTTAATCGGTAAGGGAAATCAAGCTCAAGAGATGACCAAACTGGAAGAGAACCCTCCCATTACCTTATCCCCATCATCCTCATTGGATAATCCTTCTTCAACCCAGCAAGCTCAAGGAAAACTAAAGGAGGAGGAGTCCAAGCATGCTTCTTCTTCACAACCGGGAGAACCTAAACGGGATTTAAAGTTGAGTTACTATACCGTCCTCCAAGATGCCGAACAGCCTAAAGATCAGAGTATCAAACAGTCAGAAGCTAGCCCCGGGATGTCGGTTGTCAAATCAGATTCTAAAGAATTGAACTCAGGCCAAACAACCGAGGACTCGAAAAAGGAAGAGGTTTCCAAAGAAGGGTCCGGTACAGAAGCCGGATTGGAACCTCGGAGAACGGACAATTTACCGGAAGTACCTTCTAAAAAGCCGGAAGGACCTGTGAAAAATAATTTTGAGTCTGAATCTGCAATTTATACCGTTCAGGTTGCTTCCAGCCAAAATCGGGAAGAATCTGAATTACTCCGAAACCAACTTCGAGAAAAAGGCTATGATGCAACCCTTATCTCCGTTAATCTGGGACCCCAGGGGATTTGGTATCGAGTTCGGGTTGGAAATCTGAAAGATCGAATGGAAGCCGAGCGCTTAAAAAAGGAACTCCAGGAAAGGTTTTCTGTTTTAGCCAGGAATCCACTGATTGTAAAGGGGAGTGAACAATAA
- the argS gene encoding arginine--tRNA ligase has protein sequence MLVKSHMMEGNLKELIVEALVRAKEAGELRYSQLPEIILERPAEKSYGDITTTVAMTLASLERKPPRVIADIILKHMSPLPSWIERREIAGPGFINFYLSPSFWHNQLLFILNRGDRFGSSDYGKGMRVQVEFVSANPTGPLHVGHGRNAAVGDVLARILTFSGYQVEKEFYINDFGNQIELLGQSVWSRYMELNGKPVPFPENGYHGDYVYDIAREIIARKGTEFVEKDPAEVLSFFAEFASQAMLERIKADLEAFRVTFDSWFSEKSLYQNGSVAQVLEILKSKGFIYEQEGALWFRSTQFGDDKDRVVIRSDGRPTYLASDIAYHQNKLQRGFSKLINVWGADHGGYVPRVKGIIKALGYPEDILSVVLIQLVRLMREGMEVKISKRSGKLILLSDLVEEVGVDAARFFFTMRRTDSHLDFDLELAKSQSKDNPVYYVQYVHARICSLFREAKKLSIALPSPPEVDLNRLNSEEELALIKELYHFPKVVIESALSLEPHRITFYLQNLASIFHSYYNKYRFIGDDPALTGARLTLAKGVQIVLKNALDLLGVSAPEVM, from the coding sequence GTGCTAGTAAAAAGCCATATGATGGAAGGTAATTTAAAAGAACTCATTGTGGAAGCCCTTGTACGGGCCAAAGAAGCAGGGGAGTTGAGGTATTCTCAACTTCCGGAAATCATTCTCGAACGACCTGCCGAGAAAAGTTATGGAGATATTACAACCACCGTGGCCATGACCCTGGCTTCCCTGGAACGAAAACCTCCCCGGGTTATTGCAGATATTATCCTAAAACATATGAGTCCGTTGCCTTCCTGGATTGAAAGACGGGAGATTGCAGGACCCGGTTTTATAAACTTTTACCTGTCCCCATCTTTCTGGCATAACCAACTCCTGTTCATTTTAAACCGGGGAGATCGATTTGGGTCTTCGGATTATGGAAAGGGAATGCGGGTTCAGGTAGAGTTTGTGAGCGCAAATCCGACCGGGCCCCTTCATGTGGGACACGGGCGAAATGCCGCGGTAGGAGATGTATTGGCACGGATCTTAACCTTCAGTGGGTATCAGGTAGAAAAGGAGTTTTATATCAATGATTTCGGCAATCAAATCGAGCTTCTGGGACAGTCCGTGTGGAGTCGATACATGGAGTTGAATGGGAAGCCTGTACCGTTCCCGGAAAATGGATATCACGGAGATTATGTTTATGATATAGCCAGAGAAATCATAGCCAGGAAGGGGACCGAGTTTGTAGAGAAAGATCCAGCAGAGGTGCTTTCCTTTTTTGCAGAATTCGCCTCTCAGGCTATGTTGGAACGAATTAAAGCCGATTTAGAGGCATTTCGCGTCACCTTTGATAGCTGGTTCAGCGAGAAAAGCTTATACCAGAACGGATCCGTAGCTCAGGTACTGGAGATCCTTAAATCAAAGGGCTTCATTTATGAGCAAGAGGGCGCTCTTTGGTTTCGTTCTACTCAGTTTGGGGACGATAAAGATCGGGTGGTTATTCGCTCAGATGGACGTCCTACTTACCTGGCCTCGGATATAGCCTATCATCAAAATAAGCTTCAACGGGGTTTTTCAAAGCTGATCAATGTTTGGGGAGCCGATCATGGAGGTTATGTTCCTCGTGTAAAAGGAATTATAAAGGCCCTGGGCTACCCGGAGGATATCCTATCGGTCGTTCTCATTCAACTGGTTCGGTTAATGCGAGAAGGCATGGAAGTTAAAATATCTAAACGGTCGGGAAAACTTATTTTACTCTCCGATCTTGTTGAAGAGGTAGGTGTGGATGCGGCCCGGTTTTTCTTTACCATGCGACGTACAGACAGTCACCTGGACTTTGATTTAGAATTGGCCAAAAGCCAATCTAAGGATAACCCGGTCTATTATGTCCAATACGTTCATGCCAGAATCTGTAGCCTTTTTCGAGAAGCCAAGAAACTTAGTATAGCTCTACCATCTCCCCCGGAAGTAGATCTAAACCGATTAAACTCTGAAGAGGAACTTGCTTTAATTAAAGAACTATATCATTTTCCTAAAGTGGTCATCGAGAGTGCTCTTTCTCTGGAACCGCATCGTATCACTTTCTATCTTCAGAACCTGGCGAGTATTTTTCACAGCTATTATAATAAATACCGCTTTATCGGCGATGACCCGGCCCTAACCGGAGCAAGACTTACCCTGGCCAAAGGAGTTCAGATCGTTTTAAAAAATGCCCTGGATCTGTTAGGCGTATCGGCTCCAGAAGTGATGTAG
- a CDS encoding cation:proton antiporter, producing MPELTFLQDLLALFGLSALTVVAFHRANLPPIVGFLITGTICGPYGLRLIQGIHQVEAMAEIGVILLLFTVGVEFSIQQLVRLRTFLLFGGGLQVSLTVALIMIFAPTLHISWATATFLGMLVSLSSTAIVLRLLSDHGELDSPHGKASLGILIFQDLCIVPMMLLTPFLGGQGGDIMTIPWVIGKALLFIGVTILAARYLIPWLLHQAVNTRKREIFLLTIIFLCLGTAWATAKVGLSLALGAFIAGLVISESEYSHQALAEVLPFREVFNSLFFISIGMLFDVRTLLSAPFLFLADLLIVMAVKMVVTGGVAFLLGQSLRVAVITGFLLAQIGEFSFVLSRIGAQAGLLDARLNQLFLAVAVGTMAMTPGLYKLGFRLAIWLENRVPKPWLVNREIATADGSIHQPLEDHVIIIGYGVNGRNLARVLKYAGIPYTVIEMNPEIVRVERKKGVPILFGDATNPEILQQAGIEKARVVVIAISDASATRRSTDLARRLNPGVHIIVRSRYLQEMEPLFALGAQEVIPEEFETSVEIFTRVLQKYLVPRDVIEHCIQEIRRDGYEMFRSLYEAHRPGEGLHRFLSDLSLEVYRVKPGSPLIGKRLKDSGLREKTGTTVIAIQHQNEDILVNPTSRDIFQEGDLVLLLGRPDQLTAAANFFQEGSNQGG from the coding sequence ATGCCTGAGCTAACTTTTCTTCAAGATCTTTTGGCCTTATTTGGCCTCAGTGCCCTGACGGTGGTAGCCTTTCATCGGGCTAATCTCCCTCCCATTGTAGGATTCTTAATTACAGGGACCATCTGTGGACCTTATGGGCTTAGACTCATCCAGGGGATTCATCAGGTTGAAGCTATGGCCGAAATCGGGGTTATTCTTCTCCTCTTCACGGTAGGGGTCGAGTTTTCCATCCAGCAATTGGTGCGCCTGCGGACATTCCTTCTTTTTGGAGGAGGGCTTCAAGTTTCCCTTACCGTCGCATTGATTATGATCTTTGCACCGACCCTTCATATCTCCTGGGCGACGGCGACGTTTCTTGGTATGTTGGTTTCTCTCAGTAGTACAGCGATTGTCCTGCGTCTTCTATCCGATCACGGTGAACTAGACAGTCCGCACGGCAAAGCCTCTTTGGGTATTCTTATTTTTCAAGATCTTTGTATTGTTCCCATGATGTTACTGACTCCCTTTCTCGGCGGGCAGGGAGGAGATATAATGACCATTCCCTGGGTTATAGGAAAAGCACTTCTGTTTATCGGGGTCACCATCCTGGCAGCCAGGTACCTGATCCCCTGGCTTTTGCACCAGGCCGTTAACACCCGGAAACGAGAGATTTTTCTTTTAACCATCATTTTCCTTTGCTTGGGTACCGCCTGGGCAACCGCAAAGGTTGGGCTTTCTCTGGCTCTGGGGGCCTTCATTGCCGGACTTGTCATCTCTGAATCCGAGTACAGCCATCAGGCCCTTGCCGAGGTACTTCCTTTCCGTGAAGTTTTTAACAGTCTATTTTTTATCTCCATTGGCATGCTCTTTGACGTTCGAACTCTCCTCTCAGCCCCCTTTCTTTTCCTGGCAGATCTGTTGATCGTTATGGCTGTAAAAATGGTGGTAACAGGTGGAGTGGCCTTTCTTTTGGGACAATCTTTAAGAGTTGCGGTCATAACAGGTTTCTTGCTTGCGCAAATCGGGGAGTTCTCCTTCGTCCTATCCCGAATAGGTGCTCAAGCAGGTCTTCTTGATGCCCGTTTGAACCAACTCTTTCTGGCCGTTGCAGTAGGAACCATGGCCATGACCCCGGGACTCTATAAACTCGGATTCCGACTGGCGATCTGGCTAGAAAATCGGGTTCCAAAGCCCTGGCTTGTCAATCGAGAGATAGCAACGGCGGATGGGAGTATCCACCAGCCGCTGGAGGATCATGTCATTATCATCGGTTATGGTGTAAACGGTCGTAACCTGGCCCGGGTTCTAAAATACGCCGGAATTCCCTATACGGTTATCGAGATGAACCCGGAAATTGTGAGAGTCGAACGTAAAAAAGGAGTTCCCATCCTATTCGGGGACGCTACGAACCCGGAAATTCTTCAACAGGCCGGAATCGAGAAAGCCAGGGTTGTTGTAATCGCAATCTCCGATGCTTCGGCCACCCGACGGAGTACCGACCTGGCCAGACGGCTTAATCCCGGGGTGCATATCATTGTACGAAGCCGATATTTACAGGAGATGGAACCTTTGTTTGCCCTTGGTGCCCAGGAAGTCATCCCGGAAGAGTTTGAAACCTCCGTCGAAATTTTCACCCGGGTCTTGCAAAAATACCTGGTACCCCGGGACGTCATCGAGCATTGTATCCAGGAAATCCGTCGGGATGGCTACGAAATGTTCCGATCCCTCTACGAAGCTCACCGGCCAGGTGAAGGATTACATCGCTTCTTGAGTGATCTATCTCTGGAGGTTTACCGGGTTAAGCCCGGAAGTCCTTTAATCGGTAAACGACTTAAAGATTCCGGACTCAGAGAAAAAACCGGAACAACCGTCATAGCCATTCAGCACCAGAATGAAGATATCCTTGTAAACCCAACTTCCAGGGATATCTTCCAGGAAGGAGATCTGGTTCTGCTTCTGGGACGCCCCGATCAGCTCACCGCTGCAGCCAATTTTTTTCAGGAAGGTTCAAATCAAGGAGGATAA
- a CDS encoding YbaK/EbsC family protein, producing the protein MTEPEQKVIEALNKIGIPYETIQIDPEFADTAAFCKKYGYPVERSCNTLIVTSKRGPKKYVACVVLANTRLDVNNRVKSLMGVSKASFASPEEMITLTGMQVGGVTPFSLPKDLPLYVDERIMGLDWIILGGGGRSLKIKISPRVFTELGAEIISGLALEGKET; encoded by the coding sequence ATGACAGAACCAGAACAGAAGGTTATCGAGGCTTTAAATAAAATTGGAATTCCTTACGAAACGATTCAGATTGATCCGGAATTTGCCGATACGGCAGCCTTTTGCAAAAAATACGGTTATCCCGTTGAGCGCTCCTGCAACACCCTCATCGTCACTTCTAAGAGAGGACCCAAGAAATATGTAGCCTGTGTGGTTTTAGCCAACACCCGGTTGGATGTAAATAATCGGGTTAAGAGTCTTATGGGCGTTTCCAAAGCTTCGTTTGCTTCTCCCGAGGAGATGATAACTCTTACCGGTATGCAGGTAGGTGGCGTAACCCCTTTTTCACTGCCTAAGGATTTACCGCTTTATGTCGATGAACGAATCATGGGTCTGGATTGGATCATTTTAGGGGGTGGGGGTCGTTCGTTGAAGATCAAAATCTCGCCCAGGGTTTTTACAGAATTAGGAGCCGAGATTATTTCAGGCCTGGCCTTAGAAGGAAAAGAGACCTAG